Proteins found in one Arachis stenosperma cultivar V10309 chromosome 8, arast.V10309.gnm1.PFL2, whole genome shotgun sequence genomic segment:
- the LOC130943619 gene encoding uncharacterized protein LOC130943619: MMDEVVDDTPFWLQSGAASHRSRHLRRSYSMIFSSGAVLIILLVAATAFILIIAPTLHSFSSHILKPHSVKKSWDSLNFVLVLFAILCGFLSKNNTTTTNDTPRSSSYQDQTFIEATQSQDYAKQNPETPMHWYEYSERTPSYNRLRSFNSYPDLRQESWIAAEERWRFYDDTHVRGYREVGIDHNENRELRRRPSRPAAGEEQKEEEQGIIKNIEVDTFEVRTTKVPSSPPVAAAVPPSPPVPTAVTPSPPPAPPPLPSKDRPRHSRVIEKPKYKESGVESIRQRHSPPPPPPLPAVHNKNKRGSATKEFFTSLKGKNRKKQRQRSFENFESILNSEPPPTLPPRQPPPPPPMPPPPSVFQNLFSKKSKHKKGHSDVSSSRTKPQVVVAKANVNPHLKENISALEENVITGNESPLLPIPPPPPPPPFKLPAWKFLVQGDYVRVDSISSSSSGSPDLDEDAVDSPSSEASQWNNDNSPSPQGGGDLEPEIMLFYPSPDVDTKAGTFIETFRAGLRMEKINSTREKQGIGRSNLGPSTYLERNGPKLKLRN; this comes from the coding sequence ATGATGGATGAAGTAGTGGACGACACACCCTTCTGGCTCCAAAGTGGCGCCGCCAGCCACCGCAGCCGCCACCTCCGCCGTTCATACTCCATGATATTCAGCTCCGGGGCGGTTCTCATCATCCTTCTGGTGGCTGCAACTGCATTCATCTTAATCATAGCACCCACATTACATTCTTTCAGTTCACACATTCTTAAACCCCATTCAGTGAAGAAAAGCTGGGATTCACTCAACTTTGTTCTGGTTCTCTTTGCCATACTATGTGGCTTCCTCAGCAAGAAtaacaccaccaccaccaacgaCACCCCACGTTCCTCCTCCTATCAAGATCAAACCTTCATTGAAGCAACGCAATCACAAGACTATGCTAAACAAAACCCAGAAACACCAATGCATTGGTATGAATACTCTGAGAGAACACCCTCTTATAACAGGTTGAGGAGTTTCAACTCCTACCCTGATCTCCGCCAAGAGTCGTGGATCGCCGCCGAAGAACGATGGAGATTTTACGATGATACCCACGTTAGAGGTTACCGCGAGGTGGGCATCGACCACAACGAGAACCGAGAACTCCGTCGCAGGCCGTCAAGACCGGCTGCCGGAGAAgaacaaaaagaagaagagcaggGGATCATTAAGAACATTGAAGTTGACACCTTTGAAGTTCGTACGACCAAAGTCCCGAGCTCGCCGCCGGTAGCAGCAGCGGTTCCACCATCGCCGCCGGTACCAACAGCGGTTACACCATCGCCGCCGCCGGCACCACCACCTTTACCCAGTAAAGATCGTCCAAGACATTCCCGAGTGATTGAGAAGCCGAAGTATAAAGAATCAGGAGTTGAAAGCATAAGACAACGACACTCACCGCCACCACCTCCGCCACTTCCTGCGGTGCACAATAAGAACAAGAGAGGGAGTGCAACTAAGGAGTTCTTCACGTCTTTGAAGGGAAAAAATAGGAAGAAACAAAGGCAGCGCAGCTTCGAGAATTTCGAGAGCATTCTGAATTCTGAACCTCCTCCTACTCTGCCTCCAcgacaaccaccaccaccaccacctatGCCACCACCGCCTTCGGTTTTTCAGAATCTTTTCTCTAAGAAAAGCAAACATAAAAAGGGTCACTCAGATGTTTCATCATCAAGAACCAAACCGCAGGTGGTTGTGGCAAAGGCTAATGTCAATCCCCACCTTAAAGAGAATATCTCAGCTTTGGAAGAAAACGTTATTACTGGTAACGAGTCACCCTTGCTGCCAATACCTCCACCGCCACCTCCGCCGCCATTTAAACTGCCGGCGTGGAAGTTCCTGGTGCAGGGTGACTATGTTAGAGTAGATAGCATTAGTAGTTCAAGTAGTGGTTCGCCAGATTTGGATGAAGATGCTGTGGATTCACCAAGCAGTGAGGCAAGTCAATGGAATAATGATAATAGTCCTTCTCCACAAGGTGGGGGGGATTTAGAACCTGAAATAATGTTGTTCTATCCCAGCCCTGATGTTGATACCAAAGCTGGTACCTTCATTGAAACATTCAGAGCTGGTTTGAGGATGGAGAAGATCAACTCCACCAGGGAGAAGCAGGGGATAGGGAGATCCAATCTTGGACCTTCAACATATTTGGAAAGAAATGGACCCAAGTTGAAGTTACGAAATTGA